The following is a genomic window from Aestuariirhabdus haliotis.
TTGTTCAGGTCTCGACATGAACGGCGAGCTTCGCCTTGATAAAAACCATTTTAGGATCCGCAGAGATCTATCCGAATTAATCAGAGGTGCCTTAAAACATACTCATAAAGCAATCCGCTCATTTGGAATCTATCCTGCACCATAGACCCGCTCGAATCGGCCACCTCCTTTACCCCATCGATCACACCCAAAACAGCTAGTGATCAGAGCAACCGGTTACCAATGCGAATAACCTCATCAATTAAACCCTGTACCTGTTCGGGTTCATGACGTGCCCCAATGTAGCAGGGCCTGATCGCCAGTTGATCGCCAACACGAGTGGAGGTGGGCATATAGTTGTTTTCCCGTACCAGATGCCGCAACAGCTTTTGATTGAAAGCATTGAGATCATCAACACGTTCATCTACAAACCGAAAACAACAAATCGAGAGTGTGGGTTCTAACAACAACTCTAACTGCGGGTGTTCCTGTGCGATGCGCGCTAGCGAACTGGCCATATCGTTATGGCGCATGATTCGTTGACGAAAACCCTCCTCGCCGATCTCCTTGATCATACTCCAGACCACCACGCCGCGGCAGGGCGCACTCAGTTCAACGCCGTAATCGTAATAGGGAATGCCAAAGTCATCGAGGGAATGTTGATAGGTTTCAGACTCATCCGTCTCGACACTGCCCTCAAGATAATCAGCCGGCTCTTGCGTGAAGGCTCGCAGCAAAATATCACGATCTTTGACAAAGGTCGCCGCCACACCAACGGATGCACCCAGCCATTTATGGGGATCGACAATGACAGAATCAGCCAGTTCGAGGCCATCGTAAAGTGGCGCCTTTCGTGGATCAAGAATACCCGGAAGGCCATAAGCACCATCGATGTGAAACCAGATACCGTTTTTTTGGGCAATAGTGCCGAGAGCCCGCAAAGGATCGATAGCACCGGTATTGGTTGTGCCGGCATTTGCAACAATCGCGATCGGCAACAGACTCCGGGTCCGATCCTCTTCTATCGCTTGCTCCAACGCATCGACTCTAATACAGCCATTGGCATCACTGGGGATAGCCCGTACCGAGCGTCGCCCTAAACCAAGCACCCCGGCAGAGCGCTGAATGGTGTGATGGCATTGATCGCTAGCATAGATGCGAACGGGCCGATCGATTCCCTCACTCGCGGGATCGATACCAATAGCCTCAAAGGCCTGCTGTCGAGCACCGCCAAGTGCCACCAGATTGGCCACCGAACCGCCACTGCTATAAACGCCTTTAAGGGTAGGAATACCGAGCATCTGCGCTAGCCACAATAACGATAACTCTTCGACATAATTGAAAGCGGTTAGCATGTAACGTTGTGGTGAACTGATGCTGGCCGCCGTCGTCGCCAGAGCGCTGGCAGTCACCCCGCCAGTGGTAATGTAACCGCTGAAACCGGGGTTTGGTATGGCCGAAGCGTTGGCAACCAGAGTATCGATTAATTCTTTAACAACCGAATCGATCCCCTCGCCTTTCTCTGGCAAAGGTCTGTTCAGTGCTGCCTGCCAATCATCCCTGGACTGAAAGGCATCAGGGTGAGCGAAGTCGAGATAGCCATCTAAAGCGCCACCGAGCTGAGACAACAGAACCTGTAGCCTACCGGTTTCAGCAAGATCTTTACTCATTAGATGATCCTTTATTTGAAATGGTAAGGTTATGGGGAAAGTTGACTCTCCTCAGCCACCATACACGCAGGA
Proteins encoded in this region:
- a CDS encoding pyridoxal phosphate-dependent decarboxylase family protein; this encodes MSKDLAETGRLQVLLSQLGGALDGYLDFAHPDAFQSRDDWQAALNRPLPEKGEGIDSVVKELIDTLVANASAIPNPGFSGYITTGGVTASALATTAASISSPQRYMLTAFNYVEELSLLWLAQMLGIPTLKGVYSSGGSVANLVALGGARQQAFEAIGIDPASEGIDRPVRIYASDQCHHTIQRSAGVLGLGRRSVRAIPSDANGCIRVDALEQAIEEDRTRSLLPIAIVANAGTTNTGAIDPLRALGTIAQKNGIWFHIDGAYGLPGILDPRKAPLYDGLELADSVIVDPHKWLGASVGVAATFVKDRDILLRAFTQEPADYLEGSVETDESETYQHSLDDFGIPYYDYGVELSAPCRGVVVWSMIKEIGEEGFRQRIMRHNDMASSLARIAQEHPQLELLLEPTLSICCFRFVDERVDDLNAFNQKLLRHLVRENNYMPTSTRVGDQLAIRPCYIGARHEPEQVQGLIDEVIRIGNRLL